The DNA sequence ACGGTACTGAGATTGCCGGCAGCTCGGTCACCGTTATCGCGTAACACGTCGCCATCCAGTCTATGTAGGTTTCCATTCCGATCCCATTGATCTCCCTGACCCAGTCCACCTCAACCTTAAAGGGCGCGACCTGAGACACTGGCAGCACTAGAAACTCGTAACGTTCCATAAACTCTCTCACTCGCTGGATGAGCGGCGTGCGTTTTGCCTCGGCGCGCTCCACATCGAGACTGCTCAGCTTCAAGCCCTGCTCGATATTCCAAACCACAGTATCCTTGATCAGATCGCGACGCCGCTTGAGATCTTCTCCTCTCGTTTGTGCGAACGACCAGGCTCGAAGAACCTGAAAGATTTCATCAGCATCGCGGAAGTCCGGCTCACCGTCTTCCACCTGGCAGCCAAGCGCCGCGAAAGTCGAGCGCGCCGCGTCGCAAACTTCAGTAACGGCGGACTGCACCGGGTATCGCCCCAGACTACGGCTCCAGGCAATCCGTGTCTCTCTGAAATCCCGCTGAAGCGGTCTCGAGAAAACCGAGCCTGGTTCATCTATGGAAATTGGCGCTCTCGGGTCGGCGCCCGCAATTACAGAAAGCAGAAAGGCAACATCCTGCACCGAGCGAGCCATCGGCCCTTCTACCGAAAGCGCGTTCGAACCGGGAGCTGATGGATAAACGGGAACACGACCGGGCGCGGTCCGAAACCCAACGACGTTACAGAAGCCGGCTGGATTCCTGAGCGAGCCGCCAAGGTCGCTGCCATCAGCCAGTGGAACCATGCCGCAGGCCAACGCCACTGCCGCACCGCCGCTGCTTCCGCCACAGGTCCTGGTCAGGTCGTACGGGTTGAGTGTGGCGCCGAATACTTCGTTGAATGTCTGTGACCCCGCGCCGAACTCGGG is a window from the Acidobacteriota bacterium genome containing:
- a CDS encoding amidase; translated protein: MSTGSEICFKDAVELAAMIRKRELSATEVMAAFLSQIKRVNPKVNAICTLVGEEAALRSAKEADERLAKGHRLGPLHGLPHAVKDLAPTAGIRTTFGSRIYKDFVPDSDGLIVQRLKAAGAIVIGKTNVPEFGAGSQTFNEVFGATLNPYDLTRTCGGSSGGAAVALACGMVPLADGSDLGGSLRNPAGFCNVVGFRTAPGRVPVYPSAPGSNALSVEGPMARSVQDVAFLLSVIAGADPRAPISIDEPGSVFSRPLQRDFRETRIAWSRSLGRYPVQSAVTEVCDAARSTFAALGCQVEDGEPDFRDADEIFQVLRAWSFAQTRGEDLKRRRDLIKDTVVWNIEQGLKLSSLDVERAEAKRTPLIQRVREFMERYEFLVLPVSQVAPFKVEVDWVREINGIGMETYIDWMATCYAITVTELPAISVPCGFTKDGLPIGLQIVGRHQREFDVLQLAFAFEQATQHGKTRPSNAI